In one Eschrichtius robustus isolate mEscRob2 chromosome 15, mEscRob2.pri, whole genome shotgun sequence genomic region, the following are encoded:
- the ANKRD23 gene encoding LOW QUALITY PROTEIN: ankyrin repeat domain-containing protein 23 (The sequence of the model RefSeq protein was modified relative to this genomic sequence to represent the inferred CDS: inserted 2 bases in 2 codons; substituted 2 bases at 2 genomic stop codons) — translation MRRQAPAARLPLTGQSEQQSAPGPRAMLQVVRASDKHGGQGAGRGSVSGERVERKELGRGHGVSDPGGWXPQEAEARERQELDEERRRLERFSSPRANLESLADLETLVQRRREKRLKRRVPARAPEPEVKDTTRIGPGPTLLQCDGILTDYSYNDRFQIRSRSEPQPLALLEPVDLEAFLKAAAENQEALTDKHLTDGGDPNVHDKLHRTAWHWACPKGHSQLVNKLLEAGATVDARDLLDGPPVFWACRRGHLDILKQLLNRGAQVNARDQGRIWSTPLHVAVRTXDCLERLVACRARADAQDREGDTALHEAVQPGHYRAMEVLLLYRAGLGVRPQXASVTPVXLAQDWQWGIREALQAHLGHPPYPVPPTADPRGHSQPPFHPVTSAPCHSRVSPAWSSLGHDSPLRADSVPPGSPVRPGAAPRLAGGRAASLASRPRLSWSLPGRELGADAEDPGGGRRVQETKWVQTRGRGGVWGPRTEQHGNSLELPGAGARAPRCSLVPGPGGG, via the exons ATGCGGCGTCAGGCCCCCGCCGCCAGGCTCCCGCTGACAGGACAGAGTGAGCAGCAGTCGGCCCCCGGGCCTCGGGCAATGCTGCAGGTGGTGAGAGCCAGCGACAAGCACGGGGGTCAGGGAGCCGGCCGGGGCTCG GTAAGTGGAGAGAGAGTCGAAAGGAAAGAATTGGGACGTGGACATGGAGTGTCTGATCCTGGAGGCT GGCCCCAGGAGGCCGAGGCCCGGGAGAGGCAGGAACTGGacgaggagaggaggaga CTTGAAAGATTCAGCAGTCCCAGAGCTAACTTGGAGAGCCTGGCTGACCTGGAAACGTTGGTTCAAAGACGGAGAGAAAAGCGACTGAAACGCAGAGTCCCCGCCAGGGCACCCGAGCCTGAGGTCAAG GACACCACTCGTATTGGAccggggcccaccctactccagtgtgACGGCATCTTAACCGATTACAGCTACAATGAccgtttccaaataaggtcacgttctgag CCGCAGCCCCTGGCCCTGCTGGAGCCCGTGGACCTGGAGGCGTTCCTGAAGGCAGCTGCTGAGAACCAGGAGGCCCTGACTGACAAGCACCTGACAGACGGAGGGGACCCCAATGTCCATGACAAG CTCCACCGCACGGCCTGGCACTGGGCCTGTCCGAAGGGTCACAGCCAGCTCGTGAACAAGCTGCTGGAGGCGGGTGCCACCGTGGACGCTCGGGACTTG CTGGACGGGCCCCCTGTGTTCTGGGCCTGCCGCAGAGGGCACCTGGACATCCTCAAACAGCTGCTTAACCGGGGCGCCCAGGTCAATGCCCGGGACCAGGGGAGG ATCTGGAGCACGCCCCTGCACGTGGCCGTGCGCA GCGACTGCCTGGAGCGCCTCGTCGCCTGCAGGGCCCGCGCTGACGCACAGGACAGG GAAGGGGACACGGCTCTACACGAGGCGGTGCAGCCCGGCCACTACAGAGCCATGGAGGTGCTGCTGCTCTACAGGGCCGGGCTGGGCGTGAGACCGCAGTGA GCTTCAGTGACCCCAGTGTAGCTGGCCCAGGACTGGCAGTGGGGCATCCGGGAAGCACTGCAGGCCCACTTGGGGCACCCCCCGTACCCGGTGCCGCCAACAGCCGATCCTCGGGGCCACTCGCAGCCACCATTCCATCCCGTCACCTCCGCCCCGTGCCACTCACGTGTCTCACCCGCGTGGTCCTCCCTCGGTCACGACTCCCCGCTCAGGGCTGATTCCGTGCCTCCAGGCAGCCCTGTCAGACCAGGGGCGGCTCCACGCCTGGCAGGTGGCAGAGCAGCCTCCCTGGCTTCCCGTCCCAGGCTGAGCTGGTCCCTGCCGGGGCGCGAGCTGGGGGCTGACGCAGAGGACCCGGGGGGTGGCAGACGGGTGCAGGAAACAAAGTGGGTCCAGACGAGGGGCCGCGGAGGAGTGTGGGGACCGAGGACGGAGCAGCACGGGAACAGCCTCGAGCTCCCTGGGGCCGGTGCCAGGGCTCCTCGGTGCTCACTGGTCCCCGGTCCAGGAGGCGGCTAG
- the ANKRD39 gene encoding ankyrin repeat domain-containing protein 39 → MAVPRPCAEGPCCSRPSAALGVQQTLDEMDFERGIWSAALNGDLGRVKYLIQEAADPSQPDSAGYTALHYASRNGHYAVCQFLLESGAKCDAQTHGGATALHRASYCGHTDIARLLLSHGSNPRLVDDDGMTSLHKAAEKGHVDICSLLLQHSPALKAVRDRKARLACDLLPCNSDLRDLLAS, encoded by the exons ATGGCGGTGCCGCGGCCTTGCGCCGAAGGCCCCTGCTGCTCCCGCCCCAGCGCGGCTCTCGGCGTGCAGCAGACGCTGGACGAGATGGACTTCGAGAGGG GAATCTGGTCTGCAGCCCTGAACGGAGACCTGGGCCGAGTGAAGTATTTAATCCAGGAGGCAGCGGACCCCAGCCAGCCCGACTCCGCCGGCTACACGGCTCTG CACTATGCCAGCCGCAACGGGCACTATGCCGTGTGCCAGTTCCTGCTGGAGAGCGGGGCCAAGTGTGATGCCCAGACCCACGGGGGGGCCACCGCTCTGCACCGGGCCAGCTACTGTGGGCACACGGACATCGCCCGGCTCCTGCTGTCGCACGGCTCCAATCCCAGGCTGGTGGACGACGACGGCATGACCAGTCTGCACAAG GCCGCCGAGAAGGGTCACGTGGACATTTGCTCCCTCCTCTTGCAACACAGCCCAGCCCTGAAGGCCGTCCGGGACCGGAAGGCACGACTCGCCTGTGACCTGCTGCCCTGCAACAGCGACCTGCGGGACCTGCTGGCCAGCTGA
- the SEMA4C gene encoding semaphorin-4C, translating into MAPHWAVWLLAVGLWGLGIGAEVWWNLVPRKTVSSGELATVVRRFSQTGIQDFLTLTLTEQTGLLYVGAREALFAFSVEALELQGVISWEAPAEKKAECTQKGKSNQTECFNFIRFLQPYNASHLYVCGTYAFQPKCTYIDMLTFTLERGEFEDGKGKCPYDPVKGHTGLLVDGELYSATLNNFLGTEPVILRNMGPHHAMKTEYLAFWLNEPHFVGSAYIPESVGSFTGDDDKVYFFFSERAVEYDCYAEQVVARVARVCKGDVGGARTLQRKWTTFLKARLVCSAPDWQLYFNQLQALHTLQDASWHNTTFFGVFRARWGDMDLSAVCEYQLEEIQRVFEGPYKEYHEQAQKWGRYTDPVPSPRPGSCINNWHRRHGYTSSLELPDNTLNFIKKHPLMEEQVGPRWGRPLLVKKDANFTHLVADRVTGLDGATYTVLFIGTGDGWLLKAVSLGPWVHLIEELQVFDQEPVESLVLSRSKKLLFAGSRSQLVQLPLADCVKYRSCADCVLARDPYCAWSVNASRCMAVGGHSGSLLIQHVTVSDTSSICNFRGSKKVRLTPKNITVVAGTDLVLPCRLSSNLAHARWTFGGRELPAEQPGSFLYDARLQALVVMAAQPRHAGAYHCFSEEQGARLAAEGYLVAVVAGPSVTLEARAPLESLGLVWLAVVALGAVCLVLLLLVLSLRRRLREELEKGAKAAERTLVYPLELPKEPTSPPFRPGPETDEKLWDPVGYYYSDGSLKIVPGHARCQPGGGSPSPPPGIPGQPLPSPTRLHLGGGRNSNANGYVRLQLGGEDRGSLGHPLPELADELRRKLQQRQQLPDSNPEESSV; encoded by the exons ATGGCCCCGCACTGGGCCGTCTGGCTGCTGGCAGTGGGACTGTGGGGCCTGGGCATTGGGGCTGAGGTGTGGTGGAACCTGGTGCCCCGGAAGACGGTATCTTCTGGGG AGCTGGCCACAGTGGTGCGGCGCTTCTCCCAGACGGGCATCCAGGACTTTCTGACGCTGACCTTGACCGAGCAGACCGGGCTCCTGTACGTAGGGGCCCGGGAGGCCCTGTTTGCCTTCAGCGTGGAGGCTCTGGAGCTGCAGGGAGTG atCTCATGGGAGGCGCCAGCTGAGAAGAAGGCCGAGTGTACCCAGAAAGGGAAGAGTAACCAG acGGAGTGTTTCAACTTCATCCGCTTCCTGCAGCCGTATAACGCATCCCACCTGTACGTCTGCGGTACCTACGCCTTCCAGCCCAAGTGCACCTACATT GACATGCTCACCTTCACCCTGGAGCGTGGCGAGTTCGAAGATGGCAAGGGGAAGTGTCCCTATGACCCAGTTAAGGGCCACACCGGCCTCCTTGTGG ACGGGGAGCTGTACTCGGCCACGCTCAACAACTTCCTGGGCACGGAGCCCGTCATCCTGCGGAACATGGGGCCGCACCACGCCATGAAGACGGAGTACCTGGCCTTCTGGCTCAACG AACCGCATTTCGTGGGCTCCGCCTACATCCCGGAGAGCGTGGGCAGCTTCACGGGGGACGACGACAAGGTGTACTTCTTCTTCAGCGAGCGCGCTGTGGAATACGACTGCTACGCCGAGCAGGTGGTGGCCCGCGTGGCCCGAGTCTGCAAG GGCGACGTGGGGGGCGCGCGGACGCTGCAGAGGAAGTGGACCACGTTCCTGAAGGCGCGGCTGGTGTGCTCCGCGCCCGACTGGCAGCTCTACTTCAACCAGCTGCAGGCGCTGCATACCCTGCAGGACGCCTCCTGGCACAACACCACCTTCTTCGGGGTTTTTCGGGCGCGGTG GGGCGACATGGACCTGTCAGCAGTCTGTGAGTACCAGTTGGAAGAGATCCAGAGGGTATTCGAGGGGCCCTACAAGGAGTACCATGAGCAAGCCCAAAAGTGGGGCCGCTACACCGACCCGGTACCCAGCCCGCGACCCGGCTCG tgcatCAACAACTGGCACCGACGCCATGGCTATACCAGTTCCCTGGAGCTGCCAGACAACACCCTCAACTTCATCAAGAAGCACCCGCTGATGGAGGAGCAGGTGGGGCCTCGGTGGGGCCGGCCCCTGCTGGTGAAGAAAGACGCCAACTTCACCCACCTGGTGGCCGACCGGGTCACGGGGCTTGATGGAGCCACCTATACAGTGCTGTTCATCGGCACAG GAGATGGCTGGCTGCTCAAGGCCGTGAGCCTGGGGCCCTGGGTCCACCTGATTGAGGAGCTGCAGGTGTTTGACCAGGAGCCGGTGGAAAGCCTGGTCCTGTCCCGGAGCAAG AAGCTGCTCTTTGCGGGCTCCCGCTCCCAGCTGGTCCAGCTGCCCCTGGCCGACTGTGTGAAGTACCGCTCCTGCGCTGACTGTGTGCTTGCTCGGGACCCCTACTGCGCCTGGAGCGTCAACGCCAGCCGCTGCATGGCCGTGGGCGGCCACTCCGG ATCTCTGCTGATCCAGCACGtgacagtctcagacacctcaAGCATTTGTAACTTCCGGGGCAGTAAGAAAG TCAGGCTCACGCCCAAAAACATCACGGTGGTGGCGGGCACAGACCTGGTGCTGCCCTGCCGCCTCTCCTCCAACCTCGCCCACGCCCGCTGGACCTTCGGGGGCCGGGAGCTGCCTGCAGAGCAGCCCGGCTCCTTCCTCTACGACGCCCGGCTGCAGGCCCTGGTGGTGATGGCCGCCCAGCCCCGCCACGCCGGGGCCTACCACTGCTTCTCGGAGGAGCAGGGGGCCCGGCTGGCTGCCGAAGGCTACCTGGTGGCAGTGGTGGCGGGCCCGTCGGTGACCCTGGAGGCCCGGGCCCCCCTGGAGAGCCTGGGGCTGGTGTGGCTGGCCGTcgtggccctgggggctgtgtgcctggtgctgctgctgctggttctGTCCCTGCGCCGGCGGCTGCGGGAGGAGCTGGAGAAGGGCGCCAAGGCAGCCGAGAGGACCCTGGTGTACCCTCTGGAGCTGCCCAAGGAGCCCACCAGTCCCCCCTTCCGGCCCGGCCCTGAGACGGACGAGAAACTCTGGGACCCCGTGGGCTACTACTACTCGGACGGCTCCCTCAAGATCGTTCCTGGACACGCCCGGTGCCAGCCCGGCGGCGGGTCCCCCTCGCCGCCTCCTGGCATCCCCGGCCAGCCCCTGCCTTCTCCAACTCGGCTCCACCTGGGGGGTGGGCGGAACTCCAATGCCAACGGATACGTGCGCTTACAGCTGGGAGGGGAGGACCGGGGCAGCCTCGGGCACCCGCTGCCTGAGCTCGCCGACGAGCTGAGACGCAAACTGCAGCAGCGCCAGCAGCTGCCGGACTCCAACCCCGAGGAGTCCTCGGTGTGA